From the genome of Scytonema hofmannii PCC 7110, one region includes:
- the csx10 gene encoding CRISPR-associated RAMP protein Csx10, protein MKRIKLEITALSPLAIAGKKPGSVSEAEDHIPGSVIRGAIASHILQLSNQQIPRIAEQNLSAGGGEFEALFLGDEPAIFQNAYPAVAKIANKSILIDKKNPEQEKYDIISQVVTDEVMVLPATAVSSKTDSGFKPKANGVFDTLIDRFCADAYNYPYDPSDLKSLEDKTDARVEPYSSFYSKTNDNKIKYQYRSHSVSTRFLTRVGINRQRTTSQDDILYSIEVLNESFLSNPQGQNWHPVVYRSVIIVKNEELAKSLEQFINDNSQLFRLGGATSRGLGKVKIKAKIEDAVTNVADRIKEFNQKLEQRWQLWSVFGEPENNLLKGRKYFTLNLQSDGIFTENWRRTTVISPKMLCEFLGVDDEFAKLNPEAQNDFLKLEVAYSSYSYRSGWNSAWGLMKDIELVTNRGAVYLFSTNKQNEKKWKEKWTNKLLKLELQGVGERTSEGFGQVQICNEFHNIFREQAV, encoded by the coding sequence ATGAAGCGGATTAAATTAGAGATTACAGCTTTATCGCCATTAGCGATTGCTGGCAAAAAACCCGGTTCTGTGAGTGAAGCAGAAGATCATATTCCTGGTTCAGTCATTCGCGGTGCGATCGCATCACACATCTTACAACTATCTAATCAGCAAATACCACGAATAGCAGAACAAAATCTATCAGCAGGCGGTGGCGAATTTGAAGCATTATTTTTGGGTGATGAACCTGCAATTTTTCAGAATGCTTATCCAGCCGTTGCCAAGATAGCAAATAAATCAATTTTAATTGACAAAAAAAACCCTGAACAAGAAAAGTATGACATCATTTCTCAAGTTGTGACTGATGAGGTCATGGTTTTACCTGCAACCGCCGTCAGTTCTAAAACAGACTCAGGTTTTAAACCTAAAGCCAATGGAGTTTTTGACACCTTAATCGATCGCTTTTGTGCAGATGCGTACAATTATCCTTACGATCCTAGCGATCTCAAATCTCTAGAAGACAAGACTGATGCACGAGTTGAACCTTACAGCAGCTTTTATAGCAAAACTAACGACAATAAAATTAAATATCAGTACCGCAGTCATTCTGTTAGCACGCGCTTTTTAACAAGAGTAGGAATCAACCGCCAACGCACCACATCTCAGGATGATATTCTTTACAGCATTGAAGTTTTAAATGAATCGTTTTTAAGTAATCCTCAAGGACAAAATTGGCATCCTGTTGTTTATCGCAGTGTGATTATTGTAAAAAATGAAGAGTTAGCTAAATCTCTGGAACAATTCATTAATGATAATTCTCAGCTATTTAGATTAGGCGGTGCAACTTCACGCGGTCTTGGTAAAGTTAAAATTAAGGCCAAAATTGAAGATGCTGTAACCAATGTTGCAGATAGAATCAAAGAATTCAACCAAAAACTTGAACAACGTTGGCAATTATGGTCAGTGTTTGGAGAACCGGAAAATAACCTATTAAAAGGTCGTAAATATTTTACCCTAAACCTACAATCTGATGGCATCTTCACAGAAAATTGGCGACGCACTACGGTTATCTCTCCAAAAATGTTATGTGAATTTCTAGGTGTAGATGATGAGTTTGCGAAATTAAATCCTGAAGCACAAAATGATTTCCTCAAATTAGAAGTTGCATACAGCAGCTATAGCTATCGTTCTGGCTGGAACTCTGCTTGGGGATTGATGAAGGATATAGAATTAGTTACAAATAGAGGTGCTGTGTATTTATTTAGTACAAATAAACAAAATGAAAAAAAATGGAAAGAAAAATGGACCAATAAACTTCTGAAATTAGAACTGCAAGGAGTAGGCGAGCGCACTTCTGAAGGCTTCGGTCAAGTACAAATTTGTAATGAATTTCATAATATATTTAGAGAACAGGCGGTTTAA
- a CDS encoding RAMP superfamily CRISPR-associated protein, which yields MITLRNLPQNQVRYIKLTAIIDTALCVGAGGSDGSLVDKPIIRNAQGQLLIPASQLKGRLRHECEKLARGLGWEIFASPKAETLCPTEAQVSRQFQSRYQIDGYRGYHCLISQIFGNPILPSRIVVDDLICHIEREDLPDVIRPGVTINRRRLTAEENKLFFIETSPANNQLEFTGEIHLLPDCPPYAKALILAGLRHIHALGGSKSTGLGWLRWKDLETLSKDDPLWEMLIPEAKS from the coding sequence ATGATTACTTTACGTAACTTACCCCAAAATCAAGTAAGATATATTAAACTCACAGCCATAATTGATACGGCTTTGTGTGTTGGAGCGGGTGGTTCTGATGGTTCCCTTGTAGACAAGCCTATCATCCGCAATGCTCAAGGACAATTGCTAATTCCTGCTTCCCAACTTAAAGGGAGACTACGCCATGAATGCGAAAAACTAGCTAGGGGTTTAGGATGGGAGATTTTTGCATCACCAAAAGCTGAAACACTTTGTCCTACAGAAGCACAAGTGAGTAGACAATTCCAATCTCGTTACCAAATTGATGGCTACAGAGGCTATCACTGCTTAATTTCGCAAATATTTGGTAATCCCATACTTCCATCCCGTATTGTAGTTGATGATTTGATTTGTCATATAGAACGAGAGGATTTACCAGATGTGATACGTCCTGGCGTGACTATTAACCGCCGTCGCTTAACCGCAGAAGAGAATAAACTCTTTTTTATCGAAACTTCTCCAGCAAATAATCAATTGGAATTTACGGGAGAAATTCATCTTTTACCCGACTGTCCACCATACGCCAAGGCTTTGATTTTAGCAGGCTTGCGGCACATTCACGCCCTTGGTGGTAGTAAATCTACGGGTTTGGGTTGGCTGCGGTGGAAAGATTTGGAAACACTATCGAAAGATGATCCATTGTGGGAGATGCTAATACCGGAGGCGAAGTCATGA